The DNA segment ATTTTTATttagataaagagcaagcaccctggtgttagtagactcaaacttcctattattgtcttccactcacatttgactacgtaacttctgtttttatgattttaattgtCTATACAcctgcgcagatgtaaaagaacgaaataaatcagattaacctgtacacatgcaggaagacatcagagtattggggagaaatccaggtgtgttgttCTGATTTCTCATTATCAGTTTACTGCTGTTACCTGATAAAGCAGaccagattatgctgtttacatgatcacttaaataatctgataactccagaaatcggacaATGaccggagtattggtgtgcatgtaaacaggtttcATGTCTAACCTGTCACTCTCTCCTCAGGTGAACATGATTAAAGACGATGGGACTGTGATCCACTTTAACAACCCCAAAGTGCAGGCCTCTCTGTCTGCGAACACCTTCGCCATCACAGGCCACGCTGAGACCAAGCAGCTGACGGAGATGCTCCCGGGCATCCTCAGTCAGCTGGGGGCCGACAGCCTCAGCAGCCTGCGCAAACTGGCCGAACAGTTTCCCCGGCAAGGTGGGTGGAACCTGAACGCCTCACGCCTGTGGTGTTTTATCAGAAGGAGTAAGAGTGTGATATCCACAGCGGTTGTTAAGATTAATTTCATGCTGttggaaagaggagaaagaaaaacCTGTGCACAGCATGAGTGTCCTCATCTACTCAGGACGTTTGTAATGTTTCATAgtaagaataaaaagagaaaggAGTTTTATTCTGATGAAATACTTAAGCTCTATTGACACAGGACTATGTGGCGCTTCTGTACGGGATAAGGAAAGTCTGTTTTTGACTTGAATTTACTGACATTCCAACAGGAGGTCCACCCCTTTCAGATAACTGTTGAAAGATAAGAACACAATCCTGACTGtagctgtcaatcatcacattttGATTTTCTGAAGGATTTATATTTGCTATTTCAGTGAATATCTTATCACCAGCGTATTGTCTTTGACCAAGAAATAGGCTATAGGAAACAAATATATGTGCATATCCTACCAAATCACAGAGGTGTCGATTTGTATTATAATTTCACCTGCCAGGAGTTTtgatgatagaatagaatagaatagaatagaataactttattgtctgtttcaagtaaaaacagaaatttctcttTTGTCACGGCTGTTAGACAAAGTTTAAAAACCAAACCCAGGCATTAAAAACAACCCAACACAtccaaaaacacagtaaaacagataacaaaaaataggaccaatggccttgtAGTTTACCGgctaaatgaaaagctttgggaaatgtatccagatgctatttattatcacccagttatgtgtatttattatattacagaaatagcccatgttttggtcatatttcgatcagatctgtaaaaaattctaattccaacttgatatcattgatactgatttattgtatcaatccacttcctatctcttataatgggaaaatttttcaaagtcgcagcaAATCCAGAATCatatccggatggaaataatttcaataccttgtgttgacatgatcataaagaagctgtataccaagtttgacgtcaatcagaactggagtttcagagaaaaagatgattgaaattttttccccataagagcgcATGTTCAATTTctccgtaagttcctggatccagaagaagatcctgatccgcatgtggccattatgttttggtcatctccccatcagggctggactgtagaaatttacacttgatatcatttatatttactgagttattgcatcgatccgcttcctatctcttataatggggacatttttcaaagttgcaccaaatccagaatcagatccagatccaaataatttcacaaacttttgttgacatcatcataaagaagctgtatgccaagtttgaagtcaatcagaattgtagttttggagaagacaattgaaatttttgtaacagactcCGCATGACAACAACAGTTTACGGCCTATTGGCTGTAAGctaaaaacacagagcagtgtgtCTTATATTATATTGTTAAGAGCAGCTATTGCAGAGGGGATGAAAGATTTGTTGTAAATGTTTTGATAAGATTGTTGCTTATCTGTAATCATTAAAATGTTATGTTATCAGTTTTTTAATATGTTTCATAAGCATTTTCAGTGACAATAGTATAAAGTTACAGTACAATCTGGTTCACAGAGAATCATGAAAGAAATTATAGAAAAAGAGCAGTAAATTCAACTGAAGCTGTAATACTTTTCTCCATCTGTTCTTTGGTTCTCAGCTCTCGACAGTAAGGCTCCAAAGGCAGAGGACATtgaggaagaggatgatgatgTTCCTGGTATGACCAACAGCAGACAGTTATTATTTTAAATGTCACACCATGGGACCGGTGTTTCTTCTATataaaaattcccttttttttttttgcagatctgGTGGAGAACTTCGATGAAGCATCGAAGAATGAGGCGAACTGACACATGTGACGTTCATGTGCACATGGAGTGGACtgcaatgaaaagaagaaaacctTCTCTGGTCGTTTTTAAGTCTAGTTATCCAGACATATCAGacacttaccccccccccccccccccccctccacaaaATCCAGAgactttttattctatttctcAATTGCCCACGGATGTCCGAGTCAGACTGGCTTGTGCactttgtaaaaaagaaaaacagaaaaaagtatcCCTTCTGGTAAACGGTTAACTCCCTTCACCTCATCATGGTCAGGATTACAGTGCTTCATTAAAGCTAGTCTTAAGACTGTTTTTGTTTATGAAACAAATAAACGTCATTAACATTTTTTAGATGGTGCTGTGGTCATTGACAGGATGCTTTGAATCTCACTGATTGTCCTCCACAGATATGAGTGGAAAAGAAAATGGCCCTGCATAGAAGGGGTTCTTTGCTCCATAAGGCTGACTTTGTTGAATCCTTGACATTTCCTCCAGTCCGCCAGGCTGTGAATCAGGAGGCTTTCATATCTGGCACCGCCACACTGTTGGCTTGGCTTGTACGGTGTCCTGCGGGCTGTGAAGAAAGCAAACTGGGGAGGGACATTTCTGCACACCTCTTGAGTTTCTTCAAAGAGCTGCAGAGAGACACGGGAGAGGAGGGAGATCACACAGAGGGGGGTAGAGAGGCGAAATCATCCCGTTTTTTCGTTCGTGAGCAGGAGCCACAGCTGCTTGGACCCGCTGTAGTCGGATCCAGTCGGACACGAACGGGATCAAAATGCTGAAGTTCTTTACTGCGCGGGATGACGAGAACGAAAGTCTGTTGGGAGCAATAACAGAGGGTAAGAAACACCGTCGGTCTTAATGGGGTGGGGATGCTTTACTACCCATTCATTGCCTGTGCGTTACAGGATGCTGATGCTGCGCGTCTGTGTTTGTCACAGAAAGATGCTGAGGCAGCATTTGGCTGCGCGCATAGTCCGCATCATCTCAAACGCATGtgtgtacaagtgtgtgtgttGCGCACATTCGCCTGCAAAAAACAGTCGGTGTCCACACTcctgaaaacacataaaaaaaaaaaaaaaaatcatcagctCATCTGATGTAAGCGGACGGTGCTGAGTGTCGCATTGCCACCGGCCGCGGCGCTCAGAGCCGATTAAACACTTGCACGTGTGTGGAATGCGTCACTGTCCCGGGAAGCGAGCGTGCGGTGATCCGGAGCGGTGCACCATCACCACCAGCATCAGCACCGGGTCCGGGAGATATTCACTTTGAAACATACATCATCCATGACATGCAGTTTATTTAGTCGTGTGTGTTTCGAGGCTGGAATATCACTGACCTTTTTCGGGACTTGATCCTTTTTAGTCAAATGTCCGCCCGCTCAAAtgctccaaataaataaatacaccacGCAGAAGAATACACGCACACAGTGGGCTGCTTGTGTACATGTTTTCATACAAGTGGACGTCCACCCTCCTCGGTGGACGCGGGTCCTGAGTCATAGCTGTTCATAAATCTGAATGAAACAGCATCTCTGAGGAAGGCATTTACCTCTGGTCATTTACTCTAATGGTTGTTACGTGACCATCTGTAGTCTTACGTATAGAGAGGACTGACACTTAACTGGCtttaacagaaacacatttagatGACGATGCATCTTATGAGACTAATTTTACTGAAATTACATCTTACTGCACACTCAGTTATCATTTATGGGTTCATGTGAAGAGGGAATAGACTCTGAGGTTATTCATGCATAACACAATGAGCAAACCATTTCCACTCACATGTAATAAGGCTTCTGTTGAAGAACTGGACTTTagtataaaacacaatgaaagcaCATAGCCCACATTCTACACACAGAGAATTTACTTCTCCAGAGAAACAGGCTTTGTGTTCCAATCAATTGTTTCTCCAATTGCTAGTGTGTCTACTGTACATCAATTTGTTCCCACACCAAACCTCCCTTTTTTACTCCACCCTGTATGTGATTTCAGACACACCTCTCAAGGGCAACTGAGTGCTAATGCTGCCTTTAGTGATGATGGAAAGCTATGAGGTGATGATATAGATTAACACATTCTTTTAAATGACCACTTAGCACATGTGAACACAGCGTTTCCCCCTAATGAGTCATTATTAATGAGCATGTGtctgatgtgtgtgtgcatgtgtgacacAAAGACAAAGTAAAGGGGAGGCACTAGTGTTTATTATGGCTGTTCTCCCTAAAGCAGATGAAGGAGACAATCCATCTCTTCAGGACTCCAAACAACATTGGCTGAACAGACCATGCCTCCTGGTGCTCAAAGATGGGGATGTGCCCAAACCAGGACTAGGTTGTGGACAAATCAGACCTGAATCCCTATCTAAAACAGCGTCAGATGCTACAGTCGGTGGTCCCTGTGAGCAGAAACCATCTGACCACACAGCCAAAATGCCTTCACCTTCCCACCAACTGGAGAGAAAACCCCAGAAGGTGCTGAAACAGTTGGAGGAAGGCAGCTGCACTGTGACCGCCATCTCCACATGGGGCGACAGTTGTTTTG comes from the Sphaeramia orbicularis chromosome 4, fSphaOr1.1, whole genome shotgun sequence genome and includes:
- the btf3l4 gene encoding transcription factor BTF3 homolog 4; translation: MNQEKLAKLQAQVRIGGKGSARRKKKVVHRTATADDKKLQSSLKKLAVNNIAGIEEVNMIKDDGTVIHFNNPKVQASLSANTFAITGHAETKQLTEMLPGILSQLGADSLSSLRKLAEQFPRQALDSKAPKAEDIEEEDDDVPDLVENFDEASKNEAN